One Corynebacterium uterequi DNA segment encodes these proteins:
- a CDS encoding TrkH family potassium uptake protein, with translation MLSQHRPGASAQRRVSWAHRADARTLTPSRMAATGIVGLVAGGTALLACPLASADGHPTDVVTALFTAVSAVSLTGLAIVDTGSHFSTFGEAVIITLIQTSGLGVMTLATLLGIALSRRLQISQRRVAEAEGRMLAPGRFRTTVLAAVILTLTCEATAAVVMAVRFAVAYDMSAGEAVWQGLFHAISAFNNAGFSLSPNNLISYHSDGWILLPIAASVIIGGLGYPVLADITRKVLRRGSRPWSMTTSITVQMTLLLLAVGTVGFAISEFHWTFADLGPGAFALNSFFAAVTPRTAGFNAIDYGEASPATLLLTDVLMFFGGGSAGTAGGLKVTTLAVVLAAVSAEFAGRRDTCVGRRIVPAAAVRQALAVLTSGLVLLVVSIIVLRLLEPSMNADAVTFEVISAFGTVGLSAGITADLSVPSLLMLCVVMLVGRLGPFTLVAALALRRSDRHFSYPEERPYIG, from the coding sequence ATGCTTTCCCAGCATCGTCCCGGGGCGTCAGCTCAGCGCCGCGTCTCCTGGGCTCACCGGGCGGATGCCCGGACCTTGACCCCGTCGCGGATGGCGGCGACCGGCATCGTCGGGCTTGTCGCCGGCGGTACCGCGTTGTTGGCCTGCCCGTTGGCGTCCGCCGACGGCCACCCCACCGACGTCGTGACGGCCCTGTTCACCGCCGTGTCCGCGGTGTCCCTGACCGGTTTGGCCATCGTGGACACCGGCTCGCACTTTTCCACCTTCGGCGAGGCCGTCATCATCACCCTGATTCAGACCAGCGGCTTAGGTGTGATGACCCTGGCCACCTTGTTGGGCATTGCCCTGTCCCGGCGGCTGCAGATCTCGCAGCGCCGGGTGGCTGAGGCCGAGGGGCGGATGCTCGCCCCGGGCCGGTTCCGCACCACCGTCTTGGCGGCGGTGATCCTCACCTTGACCTGCGAGGCAACGGCGGCCGTTGTCATGGCGGTGCGCTTCGCCGTCGCCTACGACATGTCCGCCGGCGAGGCGGTGTGGCAGGGCCTATTCCACGCGATTTCCGCGTTCAACAACGCCGGGTTCTCGCTGTCGCCGAACAACCTGATCTCCTATCACTCCGACGGCTGGATCCTGCTGCCCATTGCGGCATCGGTCATCATCGGCGGCCTGGGGTATCCGGTGCTGGCCGACATCACCCGCAAGGTTCTGCGCCGGGGATCCCGACCGTGGTCGATGACCACCAGTATCACGGTGCAAATGACCCTGCTGCTGCTGGCGGTGGGCACGGTCGGTTTCGCGATCTCTGAGTTCCACTGGACCTTCGCCGACCTTGGCCCCGGCGCATTTGCGCTCAACTCCTTCTTCGCCGCCGTCACCCCGCGCACGGCAGGGTTCAACGCGATCGACTACGGGGAGGCGTCCCCGGCTACCCTGCTGCTCACCGATGTGCTCATGTTCTTCGGCGGCGGTTCGGCCGGTACCGCGGGCGGTTTGAAAGTGACCACCCTGGCGGTGGTGCTCGCGGCTGTGTCGGCGGAATTCGCCGGTCGGCGGGACACGTGCGTCGGCCGGCGTATCGTCCCCGCCGCGGCGGTCCGCCAGGCGCTGGCCGTGCTCACCTCGGGCCTGGTGCTGCTGGTGGTGAGCATCATCGTGCTTCGCCTGTTGGAGCCGTCGATGAATGCCGACGCCGTCACGTTCGAGGTCATTTCCGCGTTCGGCACGGTGGGCTTGTCGGCGGGAATCACCGCCGACCTCAGCGTCCCCTCACTGCTCATGCTGTGTGTGGTGATGCTCGTCGGCCGGTTGGGTCCGTTCACGCTCGTCGCCGCGCTGGCGCTGCGTCGATCCGATCGTCACTTCTCCTATCCTGAAGAGAGGCCGTACATTGGCTAA
- a CDS encoding ThiF family adenylyltransferase, whose protein sequence is MSNRYVRQVTLPGFGHAGQEALAAAHVAVVGAGGLGSPALLYLAAAGVGRIRVIDDDAVELSNLHRQVIHTTARVGTSKADSAAATMRELNPEVRVDVVNERVTWDNSRELLDGCDVVLDGSDNFDTRHVVSHACARLRIPHVWASILGFEAQLSVFWAGRGPIYEDLFPTPPAPGTVPSCAQAGVLGPVVGVVGSAMAMEALKIVSGVGTPLVGRLGYFDSLSGTWEYVPLVASSAVTEHVLRQDPPRQTPVDVPEIDHLDGSLLLDVREPEETALGIIPGALLVPLADVLAGWTPADSRVVVYCASGVRSVQAAAALRSRGIDALSLRGGYGRYLRD, encoded by the coding sequence ATGAGTAATCGGTATGTGCGGCAGGTGACCTTGCCCGGTTTCGGCCACGCGGGTCAGGAGGCACTGGCCGCCGCCCACGTGGCGGTGGTGGGCGCGGGCGGGCTCGGGTCACCGGCCCTGCTCTACCTCGCGGCGGCCGGGGTCGGCCGGATCCGGGTCATCGACGACGACGCCGTCGAGCTGTCCAACCTGCACCGCCAAGTCATTCACACCACGGCACGGGTGGGAACGTCCAAGGCGGACTCCGCCGCCGCGACCATGCGGGAACTCAACCCCGAGGTTCGGGTGGACGTCGTCAATGAGCGTGTGACCTGGGACAATTCCCGTGAACTGCTCGACGGCTGCGACGTCGTCCTCGACGGCAGCGATAACTTCGATACCCGCCATGTGGTCTCCCACGCGTGTGCCCGTCTGCGCATCCCCCACGTCTGGGCCTCGATCCTTGGCTTCGAGGCGCAGTTGTCGGTGTTCTGGGCCGGACGCGGGCCCATCTACGAGGACCTCTTTCCTACCCCGCCGGCGCCCGGCACCGTCCCCAGCTGCGCGCAGGCCGGGGTGCTCGGCCCGGTGGTGGGGGTCGTCGGCTCGGCGATGGCGATGGAGGCGCTGAAGATCGTGTCCGGGGTGGGCACGCCGCTCGTCGGCCGGCTGGGGTATTTCGATTCCCTTTCCGGGACGTGGGAATATGTGCCTCTCGTGGCCTCTTCGGCAGTCACTGAGCACGTGTTGCGGCAGGACCCACCGCGACAGACTCCCGTCGACGTGCCCGAGATTGATCACCTAGACGGATCGCTGCTGCTCGATGTTAGGGAGCCGGAGGAGACCGCGCTGGGCATAATCCCGGGGGCGTTGCTCGTCCCGCTGGCCGACGTCCTGGCTGGCTGGACACCAGCCGATTCGAGGGTCGTCGTTTACTGCGCTAGCGGGGTCCGCTCGGTGCAGGCGGCTGCGGCGTTGCGTTCCCGAGGCATTGATGCGCTCAGCCTCCGCGGCGGCTACGGGCGCTACCTCAGAGACTGA
- a CDS encoding molybdenum cofactor biosynthesis protein MoaE — MSTNEDPSYVAEQTGIVVATTLTDAPLEPLLADARAATLSEAMGALVAFEGVVRDHDGGRRVESLTYSAHPSAAVEIARVADEVCRRHPRTRLWTAHRVGALAIGDVAFVVLAASAHRGDAFAAASALADQVKAEVPIWKEQKLLDGPSTWVGLE, encoded by the coding sequence ATGAGCACTAACGAGGACCCGAGCTACGTCGCCGAGCAGACGGGCATCGTCGTGGCGACCACCCTGACCGATGCCCCGCTGGAACCGCTGCTCGCCGACGCCCGCGCGGCGACCCTGTCGGAGGCGATGGGTGCCCTGGTCGCTTTCGAGGGCGTGGTCCGCGACCACGACGGGGGACGACGGGTGGAGTCGCTGACGTACAGCGCCCACCCGAGCGCCGCGGTGGAGATCGCACGGGTGGCGGACGAGGTTTGCCGCCGCCATCCGCGTACTCGGCTGTGGACGGCGCACCGCGTGGGAGCGCTGGCGATTGGGGATGTCGCGTTTGTGGTGCTTGCTGCGTCCGCGCACCGCGGCGACGCCTTCGCGGCCGCGTCCGCCCTGGCCGACCAGGTCAAGGCGGAGGTGCCGATCTGGAAGGAACAGAAACTGCTTGATGGGCCGTCGACGTGGGTGGGATTGGAATGA
- a CDS encoding MogA/MoaB family molybdenum cofactor biosynthesis protein, producing MVHDHASDRTRPGRTGVVIVASTRAAHGVYEDTSGPLAVEFLRRKGFATPEPIVVADADIAAAVDEAFARDPRPSVILTSGGTGITEDDRTVEAVDAHLQRHLPGVVHAFWEVGRAHVPTAVLSRAVAGVAGHTFAMTLPGSRGGVKDGCAVLDELLVPIVDLLEGTYEH from the coding sequence ATGGTTCACGATCACGCATCCGACCGGACACGCCCGGGGCGCACCGGCGTGGTTATCGTCGCGTCGACCCGCGCCGCCCACGGGGTGTACGAGGACACCTCCGGCCCGCTGGCGGTGGAGTTTCTGCGCCGCAAGGGCTTCGCGACGCCGGAGCCGATCGTCGTCGCCGATGCGGACATCGCCGCGGCGGTGGACGAGGCCTTCGCCCGCGACCCGCGCCCGAGCGTCATTCTCACCTCCGGTGGTACGGGGATCACCGAGGACGACCGGACGGTGGAGGCTGTCGACGCGCACCTTCAGCGCCACCTTCCCGGGGTGGTGCACGCCTTCTGGGAAGTTGGTCGAGCACACGTGCCCACGGCGGTGCTCTCCCGGGCGGTGGCGGGCGTCGCCGGCCACACGTTCGCCATGACGCTGCCTGGCTCGCGCGGGGGTGTGAAGGACGGCTGCGCGGTCCTCGACGAGCTGCTGGTACCCATCGTCGACCTGTTGGAAGGAACCTATGAGCACTAA
- a CDS encoding molybdopterin molybdotransferase MoeA — protein MPTIEEHLESTRRLLLPLGVEAVKTTEAAGRVLADDVYAASDLPAFDNSQMDGYALSSQQCAATPGRFRVGPVIPAGTDPSTQYPEGIEGDVVPVMTGAKLPAGTAAVVPVEECRPGDFVTEGAVVSVPATQTGQFVRRRGSDIQSGELLLHAGGALTPAAVAVLVAQGVATVKVVARASMLIVTGGAEVGGSGSASIPDSNAPMLAALAARYGIVVAGFVRTDDDPTRLAADVRAAVAAHRPSFIVTSGGISAGAFEVVRQVLSPTGWFGHVDQQPGGPQGLARFDGVPVVCLPGNPLSTLVSFRLYVAPLVGTVDEPITARLSTAVTGLPDHREQLLRGRLHVEDATVVATPVRGASSHLLARSAEATCLIRIPAAASLVPGDVVTVYPL, from the coding sequence GTGCCGACGATCGAAGAGCACCTCGAATCCACTCGCCGGCTCCTACTTCCCCTCGGAGTGGAGGCAGTGAAGACCACCGAGGCGGCGGGCCGGGTGCTGGCCGACGACGTCTACGCCGCGTCGGACCTTCCTGCTTTCGATAATTCCCAGATGGACGGCTACGCCCTGTCGTCGCAGCAATGCGCCGCCACCCCGGGCCGGTTTCGGGTGGGGCCGGTGATTCCGGCGGGCACGGACCCGTCGACGCAGTACCCGGAGGGGATTGAGGGCGACGTCGTCCCGGTGATGACAGGGGCGAAACTGCCGGCAGGCACGGCGGCTGTGGTGCCGGTGGAAGAATGCCGGCCAGGAGACTTTGTCACCGAGGGTGCCGTGGTGTCGGTCCCGGCGACCCAGACCGGTCAGTTCGTGCGGCGGCGCGGATCGGATATCCAAAGCGGAGAGCTGCTGCTCCACGCCGGTGGTGCGCTCACCCCGGCAGCGGTGGCAGTGCTCGTGGCCCAGGGCGTGGCCACGGTCAAAGTCGTCGCCCGCGCATCGATGCTCATCGTCACCGGTGGCGCCGAGGTAGGCGGATCCGGCAGCGCATCCATACCGGACTCCAACGCCCCGATGCTGGCCGCGCTGGCGGCCCGCTACGGCATCGTCGTCGCCGGGTTCGTGCGCACCGACGACGACCCCACCCGACTCGCCGCGGACGTGCGCGCGGCGGTGGCCGCCCATCGGCCGTCGTTCATCGTCACCTCGGGCGGCATTTCGGCCGGGGCGTTCGAGGTGGTCCGGCAAGTGTTGTCGCCCACGGGGTGGTTTGGGCACGTCGACCAGCAACCGGGCGGGCCTCAAGGCTTGGCGCGCTTCGACGGCGTGCCGGTAGTGTGCCTGCCGGGCAATCCCCTGTCCACGCTGGTGAGTTTCCGGCTGTACGTCGCCCCGCTGGTCGGTACCGTCGACGAACCGATCACCGCACGGTTGTCGACAGCCGTGACGGGGTTGCCGGACCACCGGGAGCAGTTGCTGCGAGGGCGGTTGCATGTCGAGGACGCCACCGTTGTCGCCACGCCGGTGCGAGGGGCGTCGTCGCACCTGCTGGCTCGATCGGCGGAAGCCACGTGCCTTATCCGTATCCCGGCGGCAGCATCGCTGGTTCCCGGCGACGTCGTCACCGTCTACCCGCTGTGA
- a CDS encoding MoaD/ThiS family protein, with protein MEIHYFAAARAAAGIPVEHIDTAAGATVGEILAARAAAHDGRTQAGMSFGDVLARCTFLLDGARVESDATVDGAHRLDVLPPFAGG; from the coding sequence GTGGAGATCCACTACTTCGCCGCTGCCCGCGCTGCCGCCGGCATCCCCGTCGAGCACATCGACACCGCTGCTGGCGCCACCGTCGGCGAGATTCTCGCCGCCCGCGCTGCCGCCCACGACGGCCGCACCCAGGCCGGAATGAGCTTCGGCGACGTGCTCGCCCGCTGCACCTTTCTGCTCGACGGCGCCCGCGTGGAGAGCGATGCCACCGTCGACGGCGCCCACCGCCTCGACGTCCTCCCGCCCTTCGCCGGCGGCTAG
- a CDS encoding phage holin family protein — MRGLVSVALDVVVVAVALYAVVWLLPGITLVGDEWTFLGVAAVFCLVNAVVGPFLHTVGLPLTCLTLGLFSLVINGLILVATSWLAQQVGLGLVIDGFGWAVVGAVILGVARSATGTLTAPRQP; from the coding sequence ATGCGAGGATTGGTAAGTGTTGCGCTCGACGTCGTCGTCGTGGCGGTTGCGCTGTACGCGGTGGTGTGGCTGCTGCCGGGGATCACGCTGGTGGGCGACGAGTGGACGTTCCTCGGCGTTGCTGCGGTGTTTTGCCTGGTCAACGCCGTGGTCGGGCCGTTTCTACACACGGTGGGCTTACCGCTGACCTGCCTGACTCTGGGTTTGTTTTCGCTGGTCATCAACGGTCTCATCCTGGTGGCGACGAGTTGGTTGGCGCAGCAGGTGGGCCTGGGGTTGGTCATTGACGGCTTCGGGTGGGCGGTCGTCGGCGCGGTGATCCTCGGGGTGGCACGCTCGGCGACGGGCACCCTGACGGCGCCGCGGCAGCCCTAG
- a CDS encoding histidinol-phosphate transaminase has translation MIRHDLDSLPSYVPGARRADALKLSSNEVATPPLPSAAAAMAEAAAGANRYPDMGATALKEALAAQLRLPASRVAVGVGSSALCQQLVQITSTPDSEVIFPWRSFEAYPIFVQVVGATARPIPLLADGGHDLQGMLDAITERTSLIFVCNPNNPSGQTITVAQFEAFLDQVPENVLVAVDEAYVEFNRAADSPVATDYMDRPNVVGLRTFSKAYGLAGVRVGYAFGPEKVIAALDKVAIPFGVSSVAQAGALASLAAREELLARVEETVAVRDEVADAVGALRSQANFVWLPGVDSAAVAHALAQQGVLVRAFPEGVRITVTTRAEAKRLLDAWREAGL, from the coding sequence ATGATTCGCCACGACTTGGACTCACTTCCTTCCTACGTTCCCGGCGCGCGGCGCGCGGATGCGCTCAAGTTGTCGTCGAACGAGGTCGCCACGCCCCCGCTGCCATCGGCGGCGGCCGCGATGGCCGAGGCGGCGGCGGGGGCGAACCGCTACCCGGATATGGGGGCAACAGCATTGAAGGAGGCGTTGGCGGCCCAGCTGCGCCTCCCGGCGTCTCGGGTGGCGGTGGGCGTCGGCTCCTCTGCCCTGTGCCAGCAGTTGGTACAGATCACCTCGACGCCGGACAGCGAGGTCATCTTCCCCTGGCGCAGCTTCGAGGCGTATCCGATTTTCGTCCAGGTGGTCGGCGCGACGGCCCGCCCGATCCCGCTGCTCGCCGACGGCGGGCATGATCTTCAGGGGATGCTCGACGCGATAACCGAGCGCACGTCACTGATCTTTGTGTGCAACCCCAATAACCCCTCCGGGCAGACCATTACGGTGGCTCAGTTCGAGGCCTTCCTCGACCAGGTTCCGGAGAATGTGCTCGTCGCCGTGGACGAAGCTTATGTGGAATTCAACCGGGCCGCGGACAGCCCGGTCGCTACGGACTACATGGACCGGCCCAACGTGGTGGGACTGCGTACCTTTTCCAAGGCCTATGGGCTGGCCGGGGTGCGGGTGGGCTACGCCTTCGGCCCGGAAAAGGTCATTGCGGCGTTGGACAAGGTGGCCATCCCCTTCGGGGTGTCCAGCGTGGCCCAGGCCGGGGCGTTGGCGTCTCTGGCGGCCCGCGAGGAGCTCCTGGCCCGGGTGGAGGAGACGGTGGCGGTGCGCGATGAGGTCGCCGACGCCGTGGGTGCGCTGCGCAGCCAGGCGAACTTCGTGTGGTTGCCGGGGGTTGACTCCGCGGCGGTCGCTCACGCGTTGGCGCAGCAGGGGGTGCTGGTCCGCGCCTTCCCGGAGGGAGTGCGGATCACGGTGACCACGCGGGCGGAAGCGAAGCGGCTGCTCGACGCGTGGCGGGAGGCGGGGCTGTAA
- a CDS encoding SLC13 family permease, translating to MSTPVSATNFITEEYEEDNLDRATWHRQAVGLVGGTIVAALAYFFFPDNAADLVTQSAGADPEVTYSQHALRVTAAATLLMAAWWMTEAIPLAATALVPLAIFPIMQVASFGEVSAPYASSTIFLFLGGFLLALGLQKWNIHRRMALAVVLLVGTSPKRLILGFMLATGFLSMWVSNTATAVVMLPIGTSVLTLTAESVGGWRKQKNFATALMLAIAYSASTGSLGTIIGTPPNTLLVAYLKEAHDLQVGFGQWMLLGVPIALTLTLAAWGILITVFKPEMKDIPGGRALIREEIAKLGAWTPAQIIVTAIFALAALAWVFVPLAIDYFGLEFEYHDAVVGIVAGLLMFAIPANPSSGIRILDWETANELPWDVLLLFGGGLSLSAMFSTSGLSLWVGEISKGLGGLPVLMLIFVVTILILVLTEFTSNTATAATFLPIMGGVATGIGLTAGGNEQNVLLLTIPVALAATCAFMMPVATPPNAIAYGSGYVKIGDMIKGGAFLNIVAIFLITAAVYLVAIPVFGIVL from the coding sequence ATGAGTACCCCAGTGTCCGCTACCAACTTCATCACCGAGGAATACGAAGAGGACAACCTCGACCGCGCCACATGGCATAGGCAAGCGGTTGGCCTCGTCGGTGGCACCATCGTTGCCGCCCTCGCTTACTTCTTCTTCCCCGATAACGCCGCGGACCTCGTTACCCAATCTGCGGGTGCCGACCCCGAAGTTACCTACTCGCAGCACGCCCTGCGCGTCACCGCCGCCGCGACCCTACTCATGGCCGCCTGGTGGATGACCGAGGCCATCCCCCTAGCCGCCACCGCCCTCGTGCCCCTGGCCATCTTCCCGATCATGCAGGTCGCCTCCTTCGGCGAGGTCAGCGCCCCGTACGCATCTTCGACGATCTTCCTCTTCCTGGGCGGCTTCCTCCTGGCTCTGGGCTTACAGAAGTGGAACATCCACCGACGAATGGCACTCGCCGTCGTGCTCTTAGTCGGCACCAGCCCCAAGCGGCTCATCCTTGGCTTCATGCTCGCCACCGGCTTCCTCTCCATGTGGGTGTCCAACACCGCGACCGCCGTCGTCATGCTGCCGATCGGCACCTCCGTGCTCACCCTGACCGCCGAATCCGTCGGAGGATGGCGCAAGCAGAAGAACTTCGCCACCGCGCTCATGCTCGCCATCGCCTACTCGGCGTCGACCGGCTCCCTGGGCACGATCATCGGCACCCCGCCGAACACCCTGCTCGTCGCCTACCTCAAGGAAGCCCACGATCTCCAGGTTGGTTTCGGCCAGTGGATGCTGCTCGGCGTGCCCATCGCCCTGACGCTCACCCTCGCCGCCTGGGGCATCCTCATCACCGTGTTCAAACCCGAGATGAAGGACATCCCCGGCGGCCGGGCCCTCATCCGCGAGGAGATCGCCAAGCTCGGCGCCTGGACCCCGGCCCAGATCATCGTCACCGCAATCTTCGCCCTTGCCGCCCTCGCCTGGGTATTCGTTCCGCTGGCCATCGATTATTTCGGGCTTGAGTTTGAGTACCACGACGCCGTCGTTGGCATCGTCGCCGGCCTGCTCATGTTCGCTATCCCCGCCAATCCCTCCAGCGGTATCCGCATCCTCGACTGGGAAACCGCCAACGAGCTGCCCTGGGACGTTCTGCTGCTCTTCGGCGGTGGCCTGTCCCTGTCCGCGATGTTCTCCACCTCCGGGCTGTCGCTGTGGGTCGGCGAGATCTCCAAGGGCCTCGGTGGCCTGCCGGTGCTCATGCTGATCTTCGTGGTCACTATCCTCATCCTCGTTCTCACCGAGTTCACCTCGAACACGGCCACCGCCGCCACCTTCCTGCCCATCATGGGCGGCGTCGCCACCGGCATCGGCCTTACCGCCGGCGGAAACGAACAGAACGTGCTCCTGCTGACCATCCCCGTCGCCCTCGCCGCCACCTGTGCCTTCATGATGCCCGTCGCCACCCCGCCGAACGCCATCGCCTACGGCTCCGGCTACGTCAAGATCGGTGACATGATTAAGGGCGGCGCCTTCCTCAACATCGTCGCCATCTTCCTCATCACCGCCGCCGTCTACCTCGTCGCGATCCCGGTATTCGGTATCGTCCTCTAG
- a CDS encoding VOC family protein, whose translation MKQHAEPVWIDLATDDPDATAAFYGGVFAWTIEERDGYHLASVDGLPVASILDTREDGTGEPLADTAWAVALKVDNIDATARRVTDAGGSVEFEPMDIPGLGRMLHCVDTSGAYVVFWEDTGFSGLPEEPIAGAPAWFELLARDYPAARAFYEAVLGVTLDEETPGYARTSGFGIRNAGHLPIDEGSDWRFYLAVEDCAAACEQIVAAGGQVLDGPTLSPLGSVASIADNRGALLGLLQRE comes from the coding sequence ATGAAGCAGCACGCCGAACCGGTCTGGATTGACCTCGCCACCGACGACCCCGACGCCACCGCCGCCTTCTACGGTGGCGTCTTCGCTTGGACCATCGAGGAGCGTGACGGTTACCACCTCGCCTCCGTCGACGGCCTCCCGGTCGCCAGCATCCTCGATACCCGCGAAGACGGCACCGGCGAACCCCTGGCCGACACGGCGTGGGCCGTGGCCCTCAAGGTTGACAACATCGACGCCACGGCCCGACGCGTCACCGACGCCGGCGGCTCGGTGGAGTTCGAACCCATGGACATCCCCGGGTTGGGGCGGATGCTGCACTGCGTGGACACCTCCGGCGCCTACGTCGTTTTCTGGGAGGACACCGGCTTCTCTGGACTGCCGGAGGAGCCCATCGCGGGAGCACCGGCCTGGTTCGAGCTCCTCGCACGGGACTACCCGGCCGCCCGTGCGTTTTACGAGGCGGTGCTCGGGGTCACACTCGACGAGGAGACACCGGGTTACGCCCGCACCTCGGGTTTCGGGATTCGCAACGCCGGCCACCTACCTATCGACGAAGGTAGCGACTGGCGCTTCTATCTCGCCGTCGAGGACTGTGCTGCGGCCTGCGAACAAATCGTGGCGGCCGGCGGTCAGGTGCTCGACGGGCCGACGCTCTCCCCGCTGGGCAGCGTCGCCAGCATCGCGGATAACCGCGGCGCACTCCTGGGATTGCTGCAGCGCGAGTGA